A genome region from Naumovozyma castellii chromosome 5, complete genome includes the following:
- the FYV6 gene encoding Fyv6p (ancestral locus Anc_2.134), with protein MNTSRNKQQQNRSQGSPNKQPLTFVSEGVTNIEDENEKAKLEQEKFERESKIRSRKTLRDQLRSSAISKQKEFNGLVKQRESFNRLNEEEIEFFKSIEDAKLAEESKMNEYLSSKLNTFEKKKRLLELKSKKKPSASVHDSDKSPKLTTPSPRIVKIKSKKKKLGLKVNLKP; from the coding sequence ATGAATACCAGTCGAaataaacaacaacaaaatagGTCACAGGGTTCTCCCAATAAACAACCTTTAACCTTTGTTAGTGAAGGCGttacaaatattgaagatgaaaatgagaaGGCAAAGCTAGAACAAGAGAAGTTTGAAAGGGAAAGTAAGATACGATCCAGGAAAACCTTACGAGACCAATTAAGAAGTAGCGCTATTTCCAAGcaaaaagaatttaatgGATTAGTTAAGCAAAGAGAAAGTTTCAATAGATTGAACGAAGAAGAgattgaattcttcaaaagtaTCGAAGATGCCAAACTGGCGGAAGAATCAAAGATGAATGAGTATTTGAGTAGTAAGCTGAACACctttgaaaagaagaaacgGCTACTCGAGTTGAAGAGCAAGAAGAAGCCTTCGGCATCAGTTCATGATAGTGATAAATCCCCAAAGCTAACGACTCCTTCGCCTCGAATTGTCAAGATaaaatccaagaagaagaaattggggTTGAAAGTCAACCTGAAACCATAA
- the KEX1 gene encoding serine-type carboxypeptidase (ancestral locus Anc_3.512), producing the protein MVHLSKWLWILSSTFYGTTLVAALKSKKDYSVAHELLPGLSSIKDAALIPEMFAGQIPLSDKEDTNDSKYFFWRFHENNKDHDTLILWLNGGPGCSSIDGALVEAGPLRIDSEGKAYLNNGSWHTRGDLVFVDQPLGTGFSTLDKNKEQSDNSFDIDLNDVTNHFMQFLENYFQVFPEDLPKKLLLAGESYAGQYIPYFAKGILDHNAKLEHDAIDDYEYNLEGLLIGNGWIDPSVQSLSYLPFAVENKLIDETNPNFKNLLNAHELCQKKINSQKTDGNSQFSFDECDKIINLLLQYTKDESPNTPANQVCLNVYDFQLRDSFPQCGMNWPADISYVSKFFNTPGVLEALNLDSDTTSPWQECNTKVQDKLINPSSKPSINLLPSIMESGVEILLFNGDKDLICNTMGLQNTIDNLKWGGSTGFSEQLESYQWSYRNQYDSNSDSNADNEITVGSVKYDKNLTLVNVYNASHMVPHDKGLVSRGIVDIFLKNVVLEDVDDDVEKLISSDVPLVSNEEEEQDSQKENGTTAGSEEQNEDDEKHEDESEEEDEEEEDDDSDDEEDDDEDDDEDDDDDDDDDEDDNDDEGYSTFRKTTIIVFIVCSLSSCIYIIFFYGRSQSKNLFSRLKNPNKSVTWADDLERNATGTTDEWEDIDDEDNEITGDVTAGLQDDNQISAPPKTPKTKKKGKYSSVPADEFEMDDF; encoded by the coding sequence ATGGTTCACTTGTCGAAATGGTTGTGGATATTATCTTCAACGTTTTATGGTACTACGCTTGTAGCAGCTTTGAAGTCCAAGAAGGATTACTCTGTAGCCCATGAACTGTTGCCAGGCCTATCTTCCATTAAAGATGCTGCATTAATTCCCGAGATGTTTGCCGGTCAAATACCATTATCTGATAAGGAAGATACAAatgattccaaatattttttttggagATTTcatgaaaataataaagatcaTGATACTTTGATATTATGGCTCAATGGTGGTCCCGGTTGTTCCTCCATCGATGGTGCATTGGTAGAAGCAGGTCCACTCAGAATAGATTCAGAAGGGAAGGcttatttgaataatggaTCATGGCATACTAGAGGTGATTTGGTATTTGTCGATCAACCTTTAGGAACAGGATTTTCAACAttagataaaaataaagaacaaaGTGATAACTCATTTGACATTGACTTAAATGACGTAACAAATCACTTCATGCAGTTTTTAGAAAACTACTTTCAGGTATTCCCGGAAGATCTGcccaagaaattattactaGCAGGTGAAAGTTATGCCGGACAATATATTCCTTATTTTGCCAAGGGTATACTGGATCACAACGCCAAATTGGAACATGACGCCATTGATGATTATGAATATAATCTTGAAGGGTTATTGATCGGTAATGGATGGATAGATCCATCTGTTCaatcattatcatatttACCCTTTGCAGTAGAGAATAAACTAATTGATGAGACAAACccaaattttaaaaatttattaaatgctCATGAACTATgtcaaaagaaaataaactCACAAAAAACCGATGGCAATTCCCAATTCTCATTCGATGAATGTGATAAGATTATAAATCTATTATTACAATATACTAAGGATGAATCTCCAAATACCCCAGCAAATCAAGTGTGTTTGAACGTTTATGATTTCCAATTACGAGACAGTTTCCCTCAATGTGGTATGAATTGGCCAGCTGATATTTCCTATGTCTCAAAATTTTTTAACACCCCAGGTGTCTTAGAGGCATTGAATCTTGATAGTGATACCACGTCACCCTGGCAAGAATGTAATACGAAAGTACAAGATAAATTAATCAATCCTAGTTCCAAACCTTCCATAAACTTGCTACCATCCATTATGGAGTCCGGTGTGgaaattcttttgttcaATGGTGATAAAGATCTTATCTGCAATACAATGGGTTTACAAAATACtattgataatttgaaatgggGAGGTTCAACCGGGTTTTCTGAACAATTGGAATCATATCAATGGAGCTATAGAAATCAATATGATTCAAATTCTGATTCGAATGCTGACAATGAGATTACCGTCGGTTCAGTCAAGTATGATAAAAATTTAACCCTGGTCAACGTTTATAATGCATCTCATATGGTACCTCATGATAAGGGCTTGGTTAGTAGAGGAATTGTAGAcatattcttgaaaaacGTTGTGCTGGAAGATgtagatgatgatgttgaaaAACTAATCAGTTCAGATGTCCCATTAGTTTCtaatgaggaagaagaacagGATTCgcaaaaggaaaatggtACTACTGCAGGTAgtgaagaacaaaatgaagatgacgaaAAGCATGAAGACGAAAgcgaagaagaagatgaagaagaagaagatgatgacagtgatgatgaagaagacgacgatgaagacgacgatgaagacgacgatgacgatgacgatgacgatgaagacGACAATGATGACGAAGGCTATTCCACTTTCagaaaaacaacaataattgTATTCATAGTTTGTTCCCTCTCATCCTGTATCtatatcatcttcttctatgGACGCAGTCAAAGCAAAAACCTGTTCAGCAGACTGaagaatccaaataaaaGTGTTACATGGGCGGATGATCTTGAAAGAAATGCCACTGGTACAACTGATGAATGGGAGGATATAGATGATGAGGATAATGAAATCACAGGCGATGTCACAGCTGGACTTCAGGATGATAACCAAATTTCAGCTCCACCCAAGACACCAAAGACGAAAAAGAAAGGGAAGTATTCAAGTGTTCCAGCAGACGAATTTGAAATGGACgatttttga
- the MCM6 gene encoding MCM DNA helicase complex subunit MCM6 (ancestral locus Anc_3.509) — translation MSSPFPGDIPSGGARPSNSSPPPSSIGGGFGSSSEFDHDNSQIGSRLQFPSSSQPQPAPGNAFVTASSQFSSQNQFNNNGAETPGEENSEVRAELRARTLTHVKKVDDVTGEKVREAFEQFLEEFSIKNEETGEVDKIYRAQVEFMKVYDLNTIYIDYQHLSMRENGALAMAISEQYYRFLPFLQKGLKRIIKKYAPDLLLTSDTINKRQDLDTQDENGEMDTNTEGTVGASGMATRSTTTNSPEQSERIFQISFFNLPTVFRIRDIRSEKIGSLLSISGTVTRTSEVRPELYKASFTCDLCRAQVDNVEQSFKYTEPTFCPNPSCENRAFWTLNVTRSKFLDWQKVRIQENANEIPSGSMPRTLDVILRGDCVERAKPGDRCKFTGTEIVVPDVTQLGLPGIKPTSSMDTRGIARSTEGLNNGVSGLRALGVRDLTYKISFLACHVISIGSNTDASSNGNTENELQLAATLHGSNVYQDYEKDQEVFLNSLNSEEINELKEMVKDEHIYDKLVRSIAPAVFGHEAVKKGILLQMLGGVHKSTVEGIKLRGDINICIVGDPSTSKSQFLKYVCGFVPRSVYTSGKASSAAGLTAAVVRDEEGGDYTIEAGALMLADNGICCIDEFDKMDISDQVAIHEAMEQQTISIAKAGIHATLNARTSILAAANPIGGRYNRKLSLRGNLNMTAPIMSRFDLFFVILDDCNEKIDTELASHIVDLHMKRDAAIHSPFTAEQLRRYIRYARTFKPILTKEARQYLVEKYKDLRKDDAQGYSKSSYRITVRQLESMIRLSEAIARANCVDEITPAFIAEAYDLLRQSIIRVDVDDIDVGEDEEDEDNNNNTNSADHHPDVNRDGNDNSEANDGDDDDNSNSGGNTTGHTAEPVNKVKTKGKTTVTYDKYVSIMNIVVHKIAQVEREEGSELTAVDIVDWYLLQKEDELNSEEEYWQERKLAFKVLKRLVKDRILMEIRGTRHELSEENDVEEDEDDGKIVYVIHPNCEMLDVIEPDNSVDSTSGGATV, via the coding sequence ATGTCATCACCATTTCCAGGAGATATACCAAGTGGCGGTGCACGtccatcaaattcatcgCCTCCACCATCTTCCATTGGCGGAGGATTTGGAAGCAGTAGTGAATTTGATCATGACAACTCTCAAATCGGTTCAAGGTTACAATTCCCAAGTTCGTCTCAACCACAACCTGCTCCGGGAAATGCATTTGTTACAGCCTCATCTCAATTTAGTTCACAGAatcaattcaataataatggagCAGAAACACctggagaagaaaattcTGAAGTGAGAGCTGAGCTAAGAGCTAGAACTCTTACTCATGTTAAAAAAGTGGACGATGTTACCGGTGAAAAGGTTCGTGAAGCCTTTGAACAATTCCTAGAAGAATTTTCAATcaagaatgaagaaactgGCGAAGTTGATAAAATTTATCGTGCTCAAGTGGAGTTTATGAAAGTTTATGATTTGAACACTATCTATATTGATTATCAACATCTTTCAATGAGAGAAAATGGTGCCCTGGCTATGGCAATCTCAGAACAATACTATAGGTTCTTACCGTTCTTACAGAAAGGGTTGAAGAGaattataaagaaatatgcACCAGACTTGCTATTGACAAGTGATACTATAAACAAGAGACAAGACCTAGACACTCAAGATGAGAATGGAGAAATGGATACCAATACAGAAGGTACTGTTGGAGCTTCTGGAATGGCTACAAGATCAACGACCACTAATTCTCCTGAACAATCTGAaagaattttccaaattagttttttcaatttaccAACTGTGTTCAGAATCCGTGATATTAGATCAGAGAAGATTGGTTCTCTTCTAAGTATATCAGGTACAGTCACAAGAACATCAGAAGTCCGTCCTGAGTTATACAAAGCTAGTTTCACCTGTGATCTATGTCGTGCCCAAGTGGATAATGTCGAacaatctttcaaatacaCTGAACCTACGTTTTGTCCAAACCCATCGTGTGAAAATAGGGCATTCTGGACATTAAATGTCACAAGATCGAAATTTTTAGATTGGCAAAAGGTtagaattcaagaaaatgcTAATGAAATTCCAAGTGGTTCCATGCCACGTACTTTAGATGTCATATTGAGAGGTGATTGTGTAGAAAGAGCTAAACCAGGTGACAGGTGTAAATTTACAGGGACCGAAATTGTTGTTCCCGATGTTACCCAATTAGGGCTACCAGGTATTAAACCAACCAGTTCCATGGATACTAGAGGTATTGCAAGAAGTACTGAAGGTTTAAACAATGGTGTTTCGGGACTAAGAGCTCTTGGTGTTCGTGATTTGACATACAAGATCAGTTTCTTAGCTTGCCATGTCATTAGTATTGGATCCAATACGGATGCCAGTAGCAATGGTAACACAGAAAATGAACTTCAATTAGCTGCCACATTGCACGGTTCTAATGTTTACCAAGATTACGAGAAGGATCAAGAAgtatttttaaatagtTTGAATTCAGAAGAGatcaatgaattgaaagaaatggTCAAAGATGAACATATCTATGATAAATTGGTCAGATCAATTGCGCCAGCTGTATTTGGTCATGAAGCTGTAAAGAAGGGGATCTTATTACAGATGTTAGGTGGTGTTCATAAAAGCACAGTGGAAGGTATCAAATTAAGAGGTGATATTAATATCTGTATAGTTGGTGATCCTTCAACGTCAAAATcccaattcttgaaatatgTTTGTGGGTTTGTTCCAAGATCAGTTTATACCTCAGGTAAAGCTTCGTCCGCTGCTGGGCTAACGGCTGCTGTGGTGAGAGACGAAGAAGGTGGTGATTATACTATTGAAGCAGGTGCATTGATGCTTGCTGATAATGGTATCTGTTgtattgatgaatttgataaaatgGATATTTCAGATCAAGTTGCCATTCATGAAGCCATGGAACAACAAACCATTTCTATTGCGAAGGCAGGTATTCATGCAACTCTAAATGCCAGAACATCAATTCTTGCAGCTGCCAATCCAATCGGTGGGAGATATAATAGAAAATTATCACTAAGGGGTAATTTGAATATGACAGCCCCTATCATGTCCagatttgatttattttttgtcATCTTGGATGATTGTAATGAGAAGATTGATACAGAATTAGCATCTCATATTGTTGATTTACATATGAAGAGAGATGCTGCTATTCATTCTCCTTTTACAGCTGAACAACTACGTCGTTACATTAGATATGCTCGTACTTTTAAGCCAATTCTAACTAAGGAGGCACGTCAGTATTTAGTTGAGAAATACAAAGATTTGAGAAAGGATGATGCCCAAGGATACAGTAAATCCAGTTATAGAATTACTGTAAGACAGTTGGAAAGTATGATTAGATTATCTGAAGCCATTGCTAGAGCAAACTGtgttgatgaaattacTCCTGCTTTCATTGCTGAAGCTTATGATTTATTGAGACAAAGTATTATTCGtgttgatgttgatgatattgatgttggtgaagatgaagaagatgaagacaacaataataacacTAATAGTGCTGACCATCATCCAGATGTAAATAGAGATGGTAACGACAATTCTGAAGCAAACGATGGAGATGATGACGACAATTCCAATAGTGGAGGTAATACTACTGGACATACGGCAGAGCCTGTAAATAAAGTTAAGACTAAGGGTAAGACTACTGTTACATATGACAAATATGTTTCCATTATGAACATTGTTGTTCATAAGATTGCTCAAgttgaaagagaagaaggaaGCGAGTTAACTGCCGTGGATATTGTTGATTGGTACTTGCTACAgaaggaagatgaattaaactcagaagaagaatattggCAAGAAAGGAAACTTGCATTTAAagtattgaaaagattagTCAAGGATAGAATATTAATGGAAATTCGTGGTACAAGACATGAATTAAGTGAAGAGAATGATgttgaagaggatgaagatgacgGAAAAATTGTCTATGTCATCCATCCAAATTGTGAAATGTTGGACGTTATAGAACCAGATAACTCTGTTGACAGTACCTCTGGAGGTGCAACTGTCTAA
- the NCAS0E00690 gene encoding uncharacterized protein (Ty-like retrotransposon) — MNTWDSSDIKGEKEVDKNKIINTMFIFTIKRDGRKKCRCVARDHQQKLGTFNEDATSSTVHHYALMTFLALALDKGQYVTQPDISSAHLYATLEEELYIRIPPHMHMPGKAMKLNKSLYGLKQSGVQLINDIPEHTTIDPVTDNSDAQELKTDNSSSPNNFDNTRSDVSTVDLIENQLLDPLNLLQLLKFPLKNVFSLAWNCMVQEMTSPSHLPCLGFCSFPYHPFLYHPNWISIEDLIVGFLLTQR; from the coding sequence ATGAACACTTGGGACAGTAGTGACATCAAAGGTGAAAAAGAGGTAGACAAGAATAAGATTATTAATACAATGTTTATCTTTACAATTAAACGTGATGGCAGAAAGAAATGTCGCTGCGTTGCTAGAGATCACCAACAAAAACTAGGAACGTTCAATGAAGATGCAACGTCCAGTACTGTTCACCATTATGCTTTAATGACATTTTTGGCTTTGGCATTAGACAAGGGACAATATGTAACTCAACCAGACATATCCTCCGCTCATCTATATGCAACGCTTGAGGAAGAATTATACATTAGAATACCTCCACATATGCATATGCCGGGAAAGGCCATGAAGCTGAACAAATCCCTTTATGGATTAAAGCAGAGTGGTGTACAGTTAATCAACGACATTCCTGAACATACTACTATTGATCCTGTAACGGACAATTCCGATGCTCAAGAGCTCAAGACTGATAACTCAAGTTCTCCGAACAATTTCGATAATACACGTTCAGACGTAAGCACCGTTGATTTAATAGAAAACCAACTATTAGATCCTCTGAATCTTCTCCAGTTACTAAAATTTCCTCTGAAGAACGTTTTTTCTTTGGCTTGGAATTGTATGGTGCAAGAGATGACATCTCCTTCCCATCTACCATGTCTTGGATTTTGTTCTTTCCCTTACCACCCTTTTCTGTACCACCCAAATTGGATAAGTATTGAGGATTTAATAGTTGGTTTTCTATTAACTCAACGGTGA
- the ARO8 gene encoding bifunctional 2-aminoadipate transaminase/aromatic-amino-acid:2-oxoglutarate transaminase (ancestral locus Anc_3.511), giving the protein MTLPESKDFSHLYSDETNARKPSPLKTCIHLFQDPNIIFLGGGLPLSDYFPWDNVSIDSPAPPFTKGIGHPISELSNDEVCKVDLKKDVKVHEGDIPLARSLQYGFSQGQPELLEFIREHNKLIHDMQYEDWDVVATAGNTNAWESTLRVFCNRGDVILAEAHSFSSCLAAAQAQGITTFPVPIDDKGIIPAKLEAILDNWTPGAPKPKLLYTIPTGQNPTGTSLADERKPEIFRIAQKHDFLIIEDAPYYFLQMDKYERDLQKRAVTRAQPRESHKDFLASLDKTFLSVDTDGRVIRLDSFSKVLAPGSRLGWITGSKKILKPFVSLHEMTIQAPAGFIQSVVSSTLHRWGQSGYLDWLQGLRHEYTLKRDCAIDALHKYIPENKAFVINPPIAGMFFTVNIDASTHPEFKTKYDSDPKKVEHALYEKVISRGVLVVPGDWFITEGDTVPPQPAASKERENPNEIFFRGTYAAVSPEKLTEGLKRLGETLHEEFNV; this is encoded by the coding sequence ATGACTTTACCTGAATCCAAAGATTTCTCTCATTTATACTCCGACGAAACAAACGCTCGTAAACCTTCTCCATTGAAGACTTGTATCCATTTATTCCAGGATCCAAACATTATCTTCTTAGGTGGTGGGTTGCCCTTGAGTGACTACTTCCCATGGGATAACGTCTCCATCGACTCTCCAGCTCCACCATTCACAAAGGGTATTGGTCATCCAATCAGTGAATTGTCCAATGATGAAGTTTGTAAAGTCGACTTGAAGAAGGACGTTAAAGTCCACGAAGGTGACATCCCATTGGCTAGATCTTTGCAATACGGGTTCTCTCAAGGTCAAcctgaattattagaatttaTTAGAGAACATAACAAATTGATTCATGACATGCAATATGAAGATTGGGATGTCGTTGCCACTGCAGGTAACACTAACGCTTGGGAATCCACTTTAAGAGTCTTCTGTAACAGAGGTGATGTCATCTTGGCCGAAGCTCATTCTTTCTCCTCATGTTTGGCTGCTGCTCAAGCTCAAGGTATTACTACTTTCCCAGTCCCAATTGATGATAAGGGTATCATTCCAGCCAAATTGGAAGCTATTCTTGATAATTGGACTCCAGGTGCTCCAAAACCAAAGTTATTATACACTATCCCAACAGGTCAAAATCCAACCGGTACTTCTTTGGCTGATGAACGTAAACCAGAAATCTTCCGTATTGCCCAAAAGCATGATTTCTTAATCATTGAGGATGCTCCATACTACTTCTTGCAAATGGACAAATACGAAAGAGATCTACAAAAGAGAGCCGTGACAAGGGCCCAACCAAGAGAATCTCATAAGGATTTCTTAGCTTCCCTAGATAAGACTTTCTTATCTGTGGATACAGATGGTCGTGTCATTAGATTAGACTCATTCTCTAAAGTCTTGGCTCCAGGTTCAAGATTGGGTTGGATCACTGGTTCTAAGAAGATTCTAAAGCCATTTGTTTCATTACATGAAATGACCATTCAAGCACCAGCAGGGTTTATTCAATCTGTTGTGTCATCCACTTTACATAGATGGGGACAATCTGGTTACTTGGACTGGCTACAAGGTTTACGTCATGAGTACACTTTGAAGCGTGATTGTGCTATCGATGCCCTACATAAGTACATTCCTGAAAATAAAGCATTCGTTATTAATCCACCTATTGCCGGTATGTTCTTCACCGTCAATATTGATGCCTCCACACATCCTGAATTCAAAACCAAGTATGATTCTGATCCAAAGAAGGTTGAGCACGCATTGTATGAAAAAGTTATCTCTCGTGGTGTCTTAGTGGTTCCAGGTGATTGGTTTATTACTGAAGGTGATACCGTACCACCTCAACCTGCTGCTTCAaaggaaagagaaaatccaaatgaaattttcttcagagGTACTTACGCTGCTGTATCACCTGAGAAATTAACTGAAGgtttgaaaagattggGTGAAACTTTACACGAAGAATTTAATGTTTAA
- the NCAS0E00640 gene encoding CDP-diacylglycerol--serine O-phosphatidyltransferase (ancestral locus Anc_3.513) has protein sequence MSEVRNRGKLDEHDDNVVDSDEPLHNSLTKKRSSSLSLLTIDTKPLAPPNEADIEKFTSDKYHFSMIRNLHMADFITMLNGFSGFYSIISCLRFTLTGRPHYVQRAHFFIILGMCFDFLDGRVARLRNRSSLMGQELDSLADLVSFGVAPASIAFSLGIQTTLDVFVLSFFVLCGIARLARFNVTVGQLPKDVKGKSKYFEGFPMPTTLVLVFGMAYLVSKNYIFDALPLGIVRGGQVFEFHPIVLTFFVHGCGMISKSLKIPKP, from the coding sequence ATGTCCGAAGTAAGAAACAGAGGGAAATTGGATGAACACGACGACAATGTCGTCGATTCTGATGAACCACTTCATAATAGTCTCACCAAGAAAAGATCATCAAGTTTGAGTTTGCTCACTATCGATACCAAACCTTTAGCACCCCCCAATGAAGCcgatattgaaaaatttacgAGTGACAAGTACCATTTTAGTATGATTAGAAATTTGCATATGGCAGATTTCATTACGATGTTAAATGGGTTTTCTGGATTTTATTCAATCATTAGTTGTTTGAGATTTACATTGACTGGGAGACCTCATTATGTTCAACGTGCTCATTTTTTTATCATCTTAGGGATGTGTTTTGATTTCTTAGATGGTAGAGTGGCACGTTTAAGAAATAGATCTTCTTTAATGGGTCAAGAATTGGATTCATTGGCAGATTTAGTCTCTTTTGGCGTCGCACCTGCTTCCATCGCCTTCTCTCTAGGTATTCAAACTACATTGGATGTATTTGTTTTATCTTTCTTTGTGCTATGTGGGATTGCTAGATTAGCAAGATTTAATGTCACAGTGGGTCAATTACCAAAGGATGTAAAGGGAAAATCAAAGTATTTTGAAGGGTTCCCAATGCCAACTACTTTGGTTTTAGTGTTTGGTATGGCGTATTTAGTTTCCAAGAACTATATCTTTGATGCTCTTCCATTGGGGATTGTTAGAGGAGGCCAAGTTTTTGAATTCCATCCAATTGTTTTGACATTCTTTGTTCACGGCTGTGGTATGATCTCAAAGAGTTTGAAAATTCCAAAGCCATAA